The region CACAATGTTGCAGCCATAAAATCTCTTTGCGATATTGCACTTTATCTTGATAAAGGCAATCCAAAATACATGGGGAATGTTGATAAAGCCTTTTCCGTATATTTAAATTCGTCTTCTTCTAATTCAGCACCCTACATAAAAGCTACCGAAGAAAAAGATACAATTGCACAAATTATTTCTGTAAAAGTAGTCAACGAATGTGACGAACTTTCATCGCAATACACTTATGATGAGAGCATCTTCATAAAGCTTTTGTTATCTTTCAGAGAAACAGTTTCAAATGTTTATATTGCAGTTCATGTCCATGACAGCAATATGGAAACGATTCTTTTTACAAGAGATTTTGGCTCAATTCAAGATAGCCTCCTGGAGCGCGTGGCTGGAGAGTATAATTTTTCTGTTACTATTCCTGCATCTACGCTAGTTCCTGGAAACTATAGAGTAAGTGTTCATGTTGCTTTTAGTTCTCCACCTCAGTTGATTGATGGTATGGATCATGTCTGTCCATTCGAGATTATAGATAGTAATAGTGAAAATGCGAGAAGAGGGTTTCCATGGAAAGGTAAAGTTTCAATCCCTTTAAAGTGGAATAAAATTCAAGTTTAATGAAACTTAATACTGACTCTCCAATTTCTTGGCAAGCTTGTTACGAAAAAGTAAATTAAATTATGCTAACTATTACTAGTCTCACCATTGCACGCACCTATGAACTTTTTGAATATAAAGAGATTGGGTTTAAGTTAGACAGCTTTCCCGGATATACTGACGATCAGTGGGGAATTAAAGCGCATAATCGCCCATGGATCGAATCGTTCGCTAATTTTCATGTTGGCCAGCGCATTATAGAATTAGGCGGAGCATATAGTTTATTTCCCAAGTATTTAAACGATAAATATGGTGTTGAAGCGTGGATTGGAGACGATTTTGGTCATTCAGGAGGAGAAGCTATTTGGTCTCGATGGGGAAATTTTAAAGAACTACCTGAAAAATATCCATCAGTGAAATATGTATTTCAACCGTTTGGCATTTTTTCTGAGGAATATCCAAACAACTATTTTGATGTCTTATTCAGTATATCAACTCTTGAACATATCCCTATGAATAAACGCTTAGATGTTTTTAAAGATGCAAACAGAGTAACTAAAGAAGGAGGGAAACAATTACATACCATCGATATTTCAATTCCATCACTCAAACAATGCCTATTGTATGGTTTAGGTGATAAACTGTCGTTTCTTGATAATTTGTCTGCAAGGTTTTGTTCAGAAATCAAAGGATGGGTAAATCTAATGTGTTTATCAGGTATTAATTTAGCGACTGAAATACCTAATTCTATTGAGTTATTGTCCAGAGAAATCTTGGTTGAGTCCCCTGATGTGGTTTACCGATTTTATCCTCCTAACAACAAGCCAAAAGCGTACCATCCAACTGCGTCTTTACTGGTTGTAATAGAGGATCTGTGATTTTTTTAGCAAGAAATATTTTTTAAATTTTTTTTGGAGCTTGATTAAATAATGGAATTAAAGCTTTTTTCAGAGGAGCATTTGCTACTAACATGTTTTAGCCAAACACAGTCTGTTGAAGATCAGAAAACCTTAGTCGATGTTGGCGCTCATCATGGCTCTTTCAGTAAAAATTTCGCTGATAAAGGGTGGCAAGTAATTGCTTTTGAACCAGAAGAGAATAATCGGGCAGCTTTCCAGGAAAATTTAAAAGAATATCCTCAAGTTACATGTATTCCCAAAGCTGTATCTGACGAAGCCGGAAAGAAGGTTCCTTTCTATGTCAGTGAAGAGCATTTTGGCATTCACTCCCTTAAACCTTGGCACGACACCCACGAACTGGCCTATGAAGTCGAAACCGTTAGGCTTGATTCAGTTCTAAGTGAGTTGCAAGTTCCTAATGTGACACTGCTGAAGGTTGATACCGAAGGTGCTGACTTTTTGGCGTTAAAAGGATTTGATTGGGACAAATACCATCCCGAACTTGTCATGATCGAATTCAGTGATGATCGTACCTTGCCCAATTTTAACTATACTCATCATGATGTCGTTGAATTTATGGAAAAACGAGGATACGTTGCCTTTGTTTCAGAATGGGATGAAATTAAGGAATATGGTAGACAAGGCGTTGTTCAAGAGCCTCATACTTGGTTGCAATGTGTGCCTTATCCTGTGGATCACCAACCAGCATGGGGGAATTTAATTTTTGTCCCAACAAATGATTCGTCTAAGTTTATAAATTTACTAAATTCTTATTTGAGCCAACTTGAAAAACAACAAAAGCAGGGTGTATTTCGTAAGCTGATCAAGAAAATTCCAGGTGCAACATACTTGTATCGCTCATTTAAACACTAACCTATTTTCATATTTCTTATGAACCATGCATCGTTTGCTTAATCAAAAGAGGTGACGCATTGAATGTTTAAGGTATCTCTAGTTATCCGATGTTACAACGAAGAGCAACATATCGGCCGTTTGCTGAGTGGCATCATGAAGCAGACAGTACAGAATATTGAAATTATTGTTGTTGACTCTGGTTCTACTGATGCAACTGTCTCTATTGCTTCCCGCTATCCTGTCAAGATTCTTTCGATTAAACCCAATGAATTTTCCTTTGGCAGAGCCTTAAATATCGGCTGTCAAGCCGCTTCCGGGGAATTTCTCGTTATTGCCAGCGCCCATATCTATCCCGTTTATCAAGATTGGCTAGAACATCTATTAGCTCCTTTTTCTAACCCAACTGTCGCCCTCACCTATGGAAAACAACGGGGCTGCGAAACAACCCAGTATTCAGAACATCAAATATTTGCCACTTGGTTTCCTGATCAGTTGAATACCATGCAAAAACAGGAGCATCCCTTTTGTAATAATGCCAATGCAGTCGTTCGTCGTGACCTGTGGAAACAGTATCCCTACAATGAAGACCTAACAGGGTTGGAAGACCTAGACTGGGCAAAGCGAGTGATGCAGGCAGGCTATCAAATTGCCTATGTCCCTGAAGCCGAAATTATTCATGTTCATCAAGAAACCCCTAGTCGGATTTATAATCGCTATCGACGGGAGGCGATCGCCCTTAAACAGATTTATCCCGAAGAACACTTTGATTTTTTTGATTTTATTCGCTTGTTTTTTCTCAATATATTCAACGACTATTACCACGCTTGCTATGATCAATGCCTAGGTCGCAATTTAATTTCTATTCCGCTGTTTCGTCTCATGCAATTTTGGGGTACTTATCAGGGGTTTACCCAAAGTGCTCAGATTAATAGTCAACTTCGGCAAACATTTTATTATCCTAGGGGATTATCAAGAACAGGCAAGCCCTCAGAAAACAATCAACGACAAGCTATTGATTATGCCAGTCAGCAACAAAGTTTTGAGAAAATACATTGATATTTCGGTGCCTGTCTCCCCAGAGTTGCCCCGTTGGCCAGGAAGTCCAGAAATTCAGTTTCAGCGCAGTCTGGATCTTAATAATGGTGACATTGCCACGGATACAACCATTAATTTCAGCGTTCACACCGGCACCCACGTTGATGCTCCTTCCCACTTTATCTCTGAAGGCAACACAGTCGATCAGCTAGATTTAGATGTCATGATGGGGATGGCCTATGTAGCTGTTTTTCCCGATGATGTAGAATTTATCACCGCAGATTTACTGAATAACTTACCCTTACCCGCTCAGATTAAACGCTTGCTATTACGCACTCGCAATTCCTATTTTTGGCAAATAAAAGGCTCAGAATTTCAGAAAGATTTTGTTGGCTTAACAGCAGATGCGGCTCAATGGATCGTTGATCAGGGTATCCAATTAATTGGCATTGATTATTTATCTGTCCAACGCTATTACGATGGCCCCGCTACCCATCAAATTTTACTCGACGCAGAAGTTGTCATAATTGAGGGCTTAAACCTAGATTCTGTTTCTGAAGGAATTTATGAATTAATTTGTTTACCCATTAAACTCAAAGGAATTGAAGGGGCACCTGCCAGAGTAGTATTGCGTTATTTTCCAGAGCACACTTGAAAAGTGTTCACTAAAAAAAGTAAAAATGGAGCACTTTAATGATGAACGCAAAAGTTGTTGCTCTTTTACCCATGAAAGCAAATAGCGAACGGGTTAAGGGTAAAAATTTTAAATTATTGAATGGTAAGCCCTTATTTCAATGGATATTGGATGCGCTCCTAGATTTACCAGAAATTTCAAAAGTCGTCATTAACACAGATGCGCGATCTATACTAGCTGGTCATGGATTGGTAGATTCAGAACGGATTCTAATCCGCGATCGCCGTTCGGAGATCTGTGGCGACTTAGTTAGTATGAATCTGATCATAGCCGATGATATTGCCAATGTTCCGGCTGACGTTTACTTAATGACTCATACGACCAATCCCTTGCTAAGTTCGTCAACTATTCAAAAAGCTCTTCAGTTCTTTTTAACAGCCCGATCTAATAAAACTGCTGATTCTCTCTTTACCGTTAATCGTTTTCAAACCCGTTTTTATCGAGAAGATGGCTCAGCAATCAACCATGATCCACAAAATTTAATACGCACCCAGGATCTAGAACCTTGGTATGAAGAAAATTCTAATCTTTACATTTTTAATTCAGAGAGCTTCTTTGCTACCCAAGCCCGCATCGGAAAAAAGCCGCTAATGTATGAAACTCCCAGCTTAGAGTCTATAGATATTGATAATGCTGCCGATTGGCAACTGGCTGAAGCTGTCGCCCAGTATCTCTTTCCTCTGTCTACCTCATAGGAGTGATTATGAAAGTCTTGGTTACTTGTCCACCAATGCTAGGGATGATGGCAGAATTTAAGTCATTGTTTAAAGCGAAAGGTATCCATGTTGATTGTCCCTCGGTTACCCAAACTTTATCGGAAGCAGAGTTAAAAGAGCGAATTCCCCAATACGATGGTTGGATTATTGGTGACGACCCAGCAACCCGTGCTGTATTTCAAGCCGGTAAGGAAGGAAAATTGAGGGCAGCCGTCAAGTGGGGGGTGGGAGTTGACAACGTTGACTTCACTGCGGCTCAAGATTTGGGCATTCCAGTCACGAATACGCCCCATATGTTTGGTGCTGAAGTGGCGGATATTGCCATGGGCTATGTCATTGCTTTAGCCCGTCAGACTTTCTTCATTGACCGTAATGTCAGAAAAGGCAAATGGCCTAAACCGGCCGGAATCTCTTTGGCAGATAAGACTGTGGCTTTG is a window of Synechocystis sp. PCC 7338 DNA encoding:
- a CDS encoding cyclase family protein, with amino-acid sequence MPVSNKVLRKYIDISVPVSPELPRWPGSPEIQFQRSLDLNNGDIATDTTINFSVHTGTHVDAPSHFISEGNTVDQLDLDVMMGMAYVAVFPDDVEFITADLLNNLPLPAQIKRLLLRTRNSYFWQIKGSEFQKDFVGLTADAAQWIVDQGIQLIGIDYLSVQRYYDGPATHQILLDAEVVIIEGLNLDSVSEGIYELICLPIKLKGIEGAPARVVLRYFPEHT
- a CDS encoding class I SAM-dependent methyltransferase codes for the protein MLTITSLTIARTYELFEYKEIGFKLDSFPGYTDDQWGIKAHNRPWIESFANFHVGQRIIELGGAYSLFPKYLNDKYGVEAWIGDDFGHSGGEAIWSRWGNFKELPEKYPSVKYVFQPFGIFSEEYPNNYFDVLFSISTLEHIPMNKRLDVFKDANRVTKEGGKQLHTIDISIPSLKQCLLYGLGDKLSFLDNLSARFCSEIKGWVNLMCLSGINLATEIPNSIELLSREILVESPDVVYRFYPPNNKPKAYHPTASLLVVIEDL
- a CDS encoding acylneuraminate cytidylyltransferase family protein, whose amino-acid sequence is MMNAKVVALLPMKANSERVKGKNFKLLNGKPLFQWILDALLDLPEISKVVINTDARSILAGHGLVDSERILIRDRRSEICGDLVSMNLIIADDIANVPADVYLMTHTTNPLLSSSTIQKALQFFLTARSNKTADSLFTVNRFQTRFYREDGSAINHDPQNLIRTQDLEPWYEENSNLYIFNSESFFATQARIGKKPLMYETPSLESIDIDNAADWQLAEAVAQYLFPLSTS
- a CDS encoding glycosyltransferase family 2 protein, with amino-acid sequence MFKVSLVIRCYNEEQHIGRLLSGIMKQTVQNIEIIVVDSGSTDATVSIASRYPVKILSIKPNEFSFGRALNIGCQAASGEFLVIASAHIYPVYQDWLEHLLAPFSNPTVALTYGKQRGCETTQYSEHQIFATWFPDQLNTMQKQEHPFCNNANAVVRRDLWKQYPYNEDLTGLEDLDWAKRVMQAGYQIAYVPEAEIIHVHQETPSRIYNRYRREAIALKQIYPEEHFDFFDFIRLFFLNIFNDYYHACYDQCLGRNLISIPLFRLMQFWGTYQGFTQSAQINSQLRQTFYYPRGLSRTGKPSENNQRQAIDYASQQQSFEKIH
- a CDS encoding FkbM family methyltransferase; translation: MELKLFSEEHLLLTCFSQTQSVEDQKTLVDVGAHHGSFSKNFADKGWQVIAFEPEENNRAAFQENLKEYPQVTCIPKAVSDEAGKKVPFYVSEEHFGIHSLKPWHDTHELAYEVETVRLDSVLSELQVPNVTLLKVDTEGADFLALKGFDWDKYHPELVMIEFSDDRTLPNFNYTHHDVVEFMEKRGYVAFVSEWDEIKEYGRQGVVQEPHTWLQCVPYPVDHQPAWGNLIFVPTNDSSKFINLLNSYLSQLEKQQKQGVFRKLIKKIPGATYLYRSFKH